The Candidatus Phaeomarinobacter ectocarpi genome includes a region encoding these proteins:
- a CDS encoding glycine--tRNA ligase subunit alpha: MTASRPKADTSFQGLILTLQRFWAEQGCVLLQPYDMEMGAGTLHPATILRALGPKPWNAAYVQPSRRPTDGRYGENPNRFQHYYQFQVILKPSPDNIQELYLQSLYALGIDPKLHDIRFVEDDWENPTVGAWGLGWEVWCDGMEVSQFTYFQQVGGIEVEMVSGELTYGLERLAMYVQGVDNGFELDFNGADGDKKVTYGDVFHQAEVEYSHHNFNAADTETLFAQFDQAERECQNLLNHEPALPLPAYDQVLKASHRFNLLDARGVISVTERQAYIGRVRNLAKGCSEAYLKTQLEASDA, from the coding sequence ATGACCGCGTCACGGCCCAAGGCCGACACATCTTTTCAGGGCCTGATCCTGACCCTCCAGCGCTTCTGGGCGGAGCAGGGCTGCGTGCTGCTGCAACCCTATGACATGGAGATGGGCGCGGGCACATTGCACCCGGCGACCATCCTGCGGGCCCTTGGCCCCAAGCCGTGGAACGCCGCCTACGTGCAGCCGTCGCGCCGCCCCACCGATGGCCGCTATGGCGAGAACCCGAACCGTTTTCAGCACTATTATCAGTTTCAGGTGATCCTGAAGCCCAGCCCTGACAATATCCAGGAGCTGTATCTGCAAAGCCTGTACGCGCTGGGCATCGATCCCAAGCTGCACGACATCCGCTTTGTGGAAGACGACTGGGAAAACCCCACCGTCGGTGCCTGGGGCCTTGGCTGGGAAGTCTGGTGTGACGGCATGGAAGTGTCGCAGTTCACATACTTCCAGCAGGTCGGCGGCATCGAAGTCGAGATGGTGTCGGGCGAGCTGACTTACGGGCTTGAGCGCCTCGCCATGTATGTGCAGGGTGTCGATAACGGCTTTGAGCTGGATTTCAACGGCGCTGACGGCGACAAGAAAGTCACTTACGGCGACGTGTTCCATCAGGCGGAAGTTGAATACTCGCACCACAACTTCAACGCGGCCGACACCGAAACACTCTTTGCTCAGTTCGATCAGGCCGAGCGCGAATGCCAGAACCTGCTCAACCATGAGCCAGCGCTGCCGCTACCTGCCTACGATCAGGTCCTCAAGGCCTCGCACCGGTTCAACCTGCTGGATGCCCGTGGCGTCATCTCTGTCACCGAGCGGCAGGCCTATATCGGCCGCGTGCGCAATTTGGCCAAGGGTTGCAGCGAAGCCTATCTGAAGACCCAGCT